Part of the Plasmodium malariae genome assembly, chromosome: 9 genome is shown below.
ttttttttttttttttttttttttttttgtgtatgtGTCTAGTTAGCAGAAAGTTGTCGCTAATTCTTTGAGCTTCTCAAGTGCCATTACAGGATAATCCTTTTTGTATTCATctttaattgtttttttgaATCCATATTTATCTATATGAACTATCGTATAATGGGCTaggaaataatttttgcattgtttttgtttttccataTCATGTAGttctttatcatttatatcaataattcctttattactttccttatattttttaaaaatttcttccaatttattttcattttttttaagttctTCTATATCAGAGCCAGTAACAcctaataaattttttataccaAAAATACCagtactattttttttattttctatactTGTCCCAATTAagcttatttttaaagatgtATTTCCATAATACGTAACAGCCCcgattattttatacatctGATCATATACCAAAGGTTTATCATAAGTAATATCTATATGTTTAACAACAAAACTCATCTTGGATAAGTCATatgatgaaataatatttaagaaatCAATAATGGAATTTCCACAATGCTTTACTTGATTCGAATGAAACATAATTCGCAGGGGATCAATTTCATTAAAGTTtactcttttattattatataaaagagtatatgttttattatccatatttacttttaaacTTCCTGATATTATTTTCCCTCCAAGTAGAATTGACACTATTGCCGTTAGTATACGCACTGccttcatctttttttttttttttttttttttatatatagaacCGTTAGGGGGGGTCAAGTAATGCCTCTATATGTTTAATGATTTGTCAACAGGCGAAATGATGTAGAAATGTATGATATaacaaagcaaaataaaaacaaataagatGAGCTAAAAACACGTAGGATAAAGTATGATAAAcgaaaaacaaatatgaacaaatgtTAACAAATGCGTACAGATAAATTTGCTTAATAAGGGATGCCAATTGGTAATGCCAATGCAAAATATAAAGCTtgattttcataaaaatgaagcACGTCGCAGTTATACATAATTAcgtgaacatatatatatacacggcataagtcatatatatattatacacgtatatacaaacttacatgtacataatatatattaagcaaATAATATGGCAAATAGGTTACACCATGCTAACAGTCAAATGTACTCTTAACCAATAAATGGGAAAAGAAATTTTCTTCTCAACTAATCAAACATGCACTGAtgacaaaaaattaaatatacaaatatatacatataagagtatatattaatatatatatatatatatattctattacTTCATGCGTTTTCATAAATAAGTACGTagttatgtatttataaatattctaatatatatatttacgttccctatttttaacttttagaaatatttaaaaaaaattttcgtAGAAGATTGAAATAATCTTAACCTTCtgaaaagcaaaaaaaaaaagaattcttactctaaaaaaaaatgaagtttAGGTTATTTACGtgttaaaaacaaattaataataaatgaatattataaagcataagtacatatatatacatatatatacatacatatatatacatacatatatatacatacatatatatacatatatatatatacatatatatatatacatatatatatatacatatatatatatatattacattgcacttcataaaaaattaccaTTGTATAACTCAAATTACAAATAAGAATGTAACgttgtacacatatacatatataatatatacagcTAGCTATATCTTATGTctgaaaaacgaaaaaagatgaaaaaaaaattaataaaaaatatataaaaagaaaaaggtaaaacgcaaaataaaaaacaaaagatgtgtaatgaaaattaaaaaagaaaaacgtaaaaagaaaattaaaaaagaaaaacgtaaaaagaaaattaaaaaagaaaaatgtaaaaagaaaattaaaagagaaaattaaaagagaaaattaaaagagaaaattaaaagagaaaaagagaaaaaattaaaagagaaaattaaaagagaaaataaaagagaaaattaaaaaaattaaagagaaaattaaaagagaaaattaaaagagaaaattaaaagagaaaattaaaagagaaaattaaaagagaaaattaaagagaaaattaaaggagaaaagagaaaattaaaGGAGAAAAGGAGAAAATTAAAGGAGAAAAGGAGAAAATTAAAGGAGAAAAGGAGAAAATTAAAGGAGAAAAGGAGAAAATTAAAGGAGAAAattggggaaaaaaaaaatttaactgaaaaaattaaaatggaAAGGTAAAAGTGAACGTTATACAAACACGTACGTTTACaagtaaaggaaaaaaaaaaaaaaattattccttAAATTGAGGAACTTTAAGCACGTAATTTTAGGTGGGACCCTCCTGTCAATCTTAGCACTTTTAATCTAATTAATATTGTCCATTTATCTaattaaaaaggtaaaatgtaaaacataaaatagattgacgaaagaaaaaaattataaatgttaaaACGAAAAGcccttaatatatttacggTTAAAAggccttttttttattttttttttttatatatcaataaaatatttgaatcaAACTAAATaatgcattttattattacgcAATGAgcaaaataatgtatatatgtaaaaaaaaaaaaaaaaaaaagaatgtgcGCCAGTGACAGAATTCATCTAAATTTTTTCAGCTCCTATTGCAATATTGAAAGAAACTTCACCCTATTTTTGACTTTTtaccttattttattttatttcaatttttaatttaatttatttatttttttttattttgcgtTCCTATTTTTCAGTAATctaaaaggggaaaaatgCATGAGTcgtaatgatatatatgtttgtatgggtattgtatatacataaagtagatatatgtatatgtacatatacaagaatgtgtttaattatatatattatgcaaaGGAGGTTTACATTTTACACAATTGTATGAATGCATGTGCACAACTATAATGGAAGCCCCGCCCTTTGTCGTACTTAAAACGAAGAACAGTATGAGACATGTATATGACAGATTTtaatatgtgtgtatattttttatatattcttatttgacttcattttaaaatttatcaaaacaaataaatattatacacatggatacaaaatatactgttaaataataatgtaaatatttttataacctttttttttccttccgTTCCTTGTTCAactttaatttaaatatgtgCCTCTCATCATGAATCctaaaaaggagaaaaacgTGTTTATATACCTGAAATGagcatacataaatgtacatatgcataacCATGTACATGttacatatgtgtgtatgtgcatatatacgtatgttcACGTGTTGTGTCTATGTAACTGCAAAATCAATTCTTTCTTTCGTCCCCCTGTAAAATTCTAACTTGTAAAAGTCTTTTGTCTTTGACAAAAGTTGTAATTCctcctttaatttttttgggcgatcattatttattttctgttCTATTTCCCTGTTCATGTTAAATAAAAGGATAGGAGTGttttaaattgaaaaagTTCGTACGATATGCATACATGTGTACAAgggtatatgtatatgtatacatatatatatgcgtatgtatTTACGCCCCTATACATGTATGCAAACACACTATCTAATTATGAACGTGTGCATGATACTCTGGCAGTTGCAAGGCGTCCTGTCTCCAATATACGGAATTTAacaaatttgtttttttttttagttctattaatttattatttaaataaatacgtaAGTTTTGATCATCTACAATTTTAGCACTGACAAAGATTTCATTGTCTTTGTttgttttcataaatatattatcaaaGAAATCTATAAAGTTTGTCCAGTTCGTAAATACTTTGTATACTGAAATTCCTGAGGTTATTATTTTGTGTGATAAATAGGAATActcaaatatatacttatatatatttttaatatttattatacaattgttatattgtaaatatttaaataaatttaaagcTATGTTTATAGTACTGTAATTATAATGCTCTTGTTTGtagaaataattatagtcattacatttattattatataaacttttaaattttaatattttatattgtaatgATAAAGGGAAccttatatttacatttcgAATACATTTGAGCAAATCTCTTTTGTTATAAAACGTAGCATAACATACATTGTTGTTTATATAAGGATCATTTCTGTTACTTAAAcatcttataatttttaacctTCCATACTTGTTCAAGCTTTTTCTTAGTCTCTCttgaatatattcatttgttttgTTATTCGGTAAATTTGTTATTTCTATGGTGTTTt
Proteins encoded:
- the PmUG01_09044700 gene encoding conserved Plasmodium protein, unknown function, translating into MKAVRILTAIVSILLGGKIISGSLKVNMDNKTYTLLYNNKRVNFNEIDPLRIMFHSNQVKHCGNSIIDFLNIISSYDLSKMSFVVKHIDITYDKPLVYDQMYKIIGAVTYYGNTSLKISLIGTSIENKKNSTGIFGIKNLLGVTGSDIEELKKNENKLEEIFKKYKESNKGIIDINDKELHDMEKQKQCKNYFLAHYTIVHIDKYGFKKTIKDEYKKDYPVMALEKLKELATTFC
- the PmUG01_09044800 gene encoding conserved Plasmodium protein, unknown function → MLFKRFFHKYPGGSKIKCYIKKKLNVSLFHQPQYSKNSKCYIDWRYCSPKSGYEYMYIYGENTIEITNLPNNKTNEYIQERLRKSLNKYGRLKIIRCLSNRNDPYINNNVCYATFYNKRDLLKCIRNVNIRFPLSLQYKILKFKSLYNNKCNDYNYFYKQEHYNYSTINIALNLFKYLQYNNCIINIKNIYKYIFEYSYLSHKIITSGISVYKVFTNWTNFIDFFDNIFMKTNKDNEIFVSAKIVDDQNLRIYLNNKLIELKKKTNLLNSVYWRQDALQLPEEIEQKINNDRPKKLKEELQLLSKTKDFYKIHDERHIFKLKLNKERKEKKRLLKNRNAK